In Lentimicrobiaceae bacterium, a single window of DNA contains:
- the folK gene encoding 2-amino-4-hydroxy-6-hydroxymethyldihydropteridine diphosphokinase, with protein MAIVYLSIGSNVGDRLSNIINSVKLIEDFAEVINYSSIIETKPWGYNSDNLFLNAAIKIKTELSCEMLLQKLLSVEKTLGRVKTKPEYEDRIIDIDILFYDKTIVKSKSLTIPHPHIQDRRFVLEPLNSICPNFKHPVLNLNINTLLKRCPDKLLTSMHTSRKQINQLLKNENKSVSL; from the coding sequence ATGGCAATAGTTTATTTGAGCATAGGAAGCAATGTGGGAGACAGGCTGAGCAACATTATTAATTCGGTAAAACTGATTGAAGATTTTGCCGAAGTAATAAACTATTCGTCAATTATTGAAACCAAGCCTTGGGGATACAATTCTGATAACTTGTTTCTGAATGCCGCCATTAAAATTAAAACCGAACTCAGTTGCGAGATGCTTTTGCAAAAATTACTGTCGGTTGAAAAAACTTTGGGTAGAGTTAAAACTAAACCCGAATACGAAGACAGAATTATTGATATAGATATTTTGTTTTACGATAAAACTATTGTAAAAAGCAAATCTCTAACGATTCCGCATCCGCATATACAGGACAGGCGTTTTGTTTTAGAACCGCTTAACAGTATATGTCCTAATTTTAAACATCCAGTATTAAATTTGAATATTAATACATTGCTGAAACGCTGCCCCGACAAACTACTGACGAGCATGCACACATCAAGAAAGCAAATTAATCAACTTTTGAAAA